The following are from one region of the Nymphaea colorata isolate Beijing-Zhang1983 chromosome 7, ASM883128v2, whole genome shotgun sequence genome:
- the LOC116257348 gene encoding protein TIFY 9 isoform X2 — MINGAAIDFLDLQPDFVMHSQVQKLSPAASPVHSLQRSMSKIDPEVLKNILGARMTERKTSDNYRFAPPAGGQTANSFLPVFHSATNGFPSESPPATAPMTIFYNGVVTVFNVPSDKAEKLIQFAAAGKTAPRGTIGAPTRFACPGFASIASVADEVPMLDGLTNDLPIARRKSLQRFLEKRKGRLTSATPYSRDGEPNDKSFLDAARA; from the exons ATGATCAACGGTGCAGccatagattttttggacttgCAACCGGATTTTGTGATGCATTCTCAGGTCCAGAAGCTCTCCCCCGCAGCGAGCCCGGTTCACA GCCTGCAGAGGTCCATGTCGAAGATAGATCCCGAGGTACTGAAGAACATACTCGGTGCGAGGATGACGGAGAGGAAGACTTCCGATAATTACCGGTTTGCGCCGCCGGCAGGCGGCCAGACGGCGAACTCATTCTTGCCGGTGTTCCACTCCGCAACCAA CGGTTTTCCGTCCGAGAGCCCGCCGGCCACTGCTCCCATGACAATCTTTTATAATGGGGTGGTCACCGTCTTCAACGTTCCATCTGACAAG GCAGAGAAGCTCATCCAGTTCGCGGCCGCCGGAAAAACGGCGCCGAGAGGAACCATCGGAGCTCCGACTCGCTTTGCCTGCCCCGGGTTCGCTTCAATTGCCTCCGTCGCCGATGAGGTCCCGATGCTTGACGGGCTAACCAAtg ACCTGCCCATTGCGAGAAGGAAGTCACTGCAGAGATTTCTAGAGAAGAGAAAGGGCAG GCTGACTTCGGCAACACCTTACAGCCGCGACGGCGAGCCCAACGACAAGAGCTTCTTGGACGCAGCACGCGCTTAG
- the LOC116257718 gene encoding histone H2A.Z-specific chaperone CHZ1, with the protein MEDSDDRKRKKPEALVEDGLTSLNPPKFAKSQDEAAISKLDSRDSDGGATKPELVPKGEENGSVGEEAKQEEQLSSHSGGEGQGAKKNEALDPQGTGSSANGKDKEIVKDKGKGKILVESETEDDEEDGGVGGVDEDTDSDLSDDPLIEVDPANILPSWTRRRTAHSGPYPMSTVAGVDDDDDEDDDDISADEDDVNDDNDEDDDDDEDEDEDDD; encoded by the coding sequence ATGGAGGACTCCGACGACCGGAAAAGGAAGAAACCGGAAGCTCTTGTAGAGGATGGCCTCACCTCGCTGAATCCGCCAAAGTTCGCTAAATCTCAAGACGAAGCTGCCATTTCAAAACTTGACAGCCGCGACTCCGATGGTGGCGCCACCAAGCCGGAATTAGTCCCTAAAGGCGAGGAAAACGGCTCTGTGGGAGAAGAAGCAAAGCAGGAGGAGCAATTGAGTTCGCATTCTGGTGGCGAAGGGCAAGGGGCGAAGAAGAATGAGGCTTTGGATCCGCAGGGGACAGGCTCGTCTGCTAACGGGAAGGACAAGGAGATAGTGAAGGATAAGGGAAAAGGGAAGATTTTGGTCGAGAGCGAGACCGAGGACGATGAGGAGGATGGCGGAGTTGGTGGGGTGGATGAAGACACAGACAGCGATCTCTCGGATGATCCTTTAATCGAGGTTGACCCTGCGAACATCCTCCCTTCTTGGACCAGGCGACGGACAGCGCATTCTGGCCCTTACCCGATGTCCACCGTCGCTGGAGTTGATGACGATGATGACGAAGACGATGATGATATTAGTGCTGATGAAGACGACGTTAACGATGACAATGACGAGGACGACGATGacgatgaggatgaggatgaggacGATGATTAG
- the LOC116257269 gene encoding uncharacterized protein LOC116257269, with translation MDSLMVLLGPPEIHDLSEECLGGNTAAAGSKTDQTAVDPFMNLLTSQFNKTKLKAVSQTRTAGLTENFSPTFLSSGNPCLDFFFHVVPDTPSERLIQLLESAWVHDPTTTLKLVCQLRGVREKGKSDKEGFYTAALWLHGHHPKTLAGNIRGLSAAGYLKDLPEILFRLLKGPDVRRIAKQERIKRPFRKRILLRRKRKSLRINRKAKPREQRIDEEKERCRLEKEHAAELRRKKTANMALKAIARYNNDQDFRFLYDEIAKLFAELLASDLAIVGSGRKNPHLSLAAKWCPSLNSSYDRSLLLCEAVGKRLFPRESHPEYADVEERHYSYRVRDRLRKQALVPLRRIMQLPEVYMSANQWDALPYNRVASVAMKNYKRLFQKHDGDRFAEYLRDVKMGKCKIASGALLPHEILKAAITAATNGGTDEVAELQWRGIVEEMQKKQKLTNSLAICDVSGSMAGTPIEVSIALGLLVSELSSKPWNGHLLTFSENPQLHEIEGGTLAEKYQFVENMQWGMNTDFQKVFDLILKIAVDGTLTQDQMIKRVFVFSDMEFDEASANPWETDYMAIVRKFRKCGYEKPPEIVFWNLRDSIATPVQDTEKGVALVSGFSKNLLKIFMENSGEISPVDIMEAAISGKEYEMLAVID, from the coding sequence ATGGATTCTCTAATGGTACTTCTTGGCCCACCTGAAATTCATGATTTGTCCGAAGAGTGCTTGGGTGGCAACACCGCCGCCGCCGGAAGCAAAACAGACCAAACTGCCGTTGACCCCTTCATGAACCTCCTCACAAGCCAATTCAACAAAACCAAGCTGAAGGCAGTCAGCCAGACTCGAACTGCGGGCCTTACTGAGAACTTCTCCCCAACTTTTCTTTCTAGCGGCAATCCCTGCTTggatttcttcttccatgtgGTGCCAGACACACCTAGTGAAAGATTGATTCAGCTACTTGAATCTGCGTGGGTTCATGATCCCACCACCACTCTGAAGCTTGTCTGCCAACTGAGGGGGGTGAGGGAGAAAGGGAAATCAGACAAAGAAGGATTCTATACTGCTGCTCTGTGGCTTCATGGCCACCATCCCAAGACCCTGGCAGGCAATATCCGCGGCCTCTCTGCAGCAGGTTACCTCAAAGATTTGCCTGAGATACTTTTCCGGCTACTCAAAGGGCCAGACGTCCGCAGAATTGCAAAGCAAGAACGCATTAAGAGGCCATTCCGGAAACGCATTTTGttaaggagaaagagaaaaagtctgaGGATAAACAGGAAGGCGAAGCCCCGAGAGCAGAGAATCGAtgaagagaaggagagatgtAGACTTGAAAAAGAACATGCTGCAGAACTCCGCAGGAAGAAGACGGCAAATATGGCGTTGAAAGCTATAGCAAGGTACAACAACGATCAAGATTTTCGCTTTCTGTATGATGAGATCGCGAAGCTGTTTGCAGAACTGTTGGCTTCGGATCTAGCAATAGTAGGTTCAGGTAGAAAAAATCCACACCTGAGCTTAGCTGCCAAATGGTGTCCCTCATTGAATTCTTCATATGATCGGTCTCTGCTGCTCTGTGAAGCAGTTGGGAAACGGCTCTTTCCTCGGGAATCCCATCCAGAATACGCTGACGTAGAGGAGAGGCACTACTCTTATAGAGTAAGAGACCGTCTTCGCAAACAAGCCCTTGTCCCATTGCGGAGAATTATGCAGCTGCCTGAAGTTTACATGAGTGCCAACCAGTGGGATGCCCTACCATACAATCGTGTTGCTTCTGTTGCCATGAAAAACTACAAGAGGCTCTTCCAGAAACACGATGGAGATCGTTTCGCAGAATATCTCCGAGATGTAAAGATGGGGAAATGCAAGATTGCATCAGGAGCATTGCTTCCCCATGAGATTCTAAAAGCAGCAATAACAGCAGCAACTAATGGTGGCACTGATGAAGTAGCAGAACTCCAGTGGCGAGGGATTGTAGAAGAAATGCAGAAAAAGCAGAAACTGACAAACAGTCTGGCCATCTGCGATGTGTCTGGGAGCATGGCCGGGACACCAATTGAGGTCAGCATTGCACTTGGCCTCCTGGTTTCTGAACTCAGTTCAAAGCCATGGAACGGGCATTTACTTACCTTCAGCGAGAATCCACAGCTTCATGAGATTGAGGGTGGCACACTGGCCGAAAAGTACCAGTTTGTAGAGAACATGCAATGGGGAATGAATACAGATTTTCAGAAGGTATTCGACTTGATCCTGAAGATAGCCGTGGATGGAACCCTAACACAAGATCAAATGATCAAGCGCGTATTTGTTTTTAGTGACATGGAGTTCGATGAAGCATCGGCAAATCCCTGGGAAACCGATTACATGGCAATAGTGAGAAAGTTCAGGAAGTGTGGGTACGAGAAGCCACCAGAGATTGTCTTCTGGAACCTTCGTGATTCTATTGCCACACCTGTGCAGGACACAGAGAAGGGGGTGGCGCTTGTTAGTGGATTTTCAAAGAACTTGTTGAAGATCTTCATGGAAAATAGTGGTGAGATAAGTCCTGTGGACATAATGGAAGCGGCTATATCTGGGAAGGAATATGAAATGCTGGCAGTCATCGACTGa
- the LOC116257348 gene encoding protein TIFY 9 isoform X1 produces MINGAAIDFLDLQPDFVMHSQVQKLSPAASPVHSLQRSMSKIDPEVLKNILGARMTERKTSDNYRFAPPAGGQTANSFLPVFHSATNGFPSESPPATAPMTIFYNGVVTVFNVPSDKAEKLIQFAAAGKTAPRGTIGAPTRFACPGFASIASVADEVPMLDGLTNDLPIARRKSLQRFLEKRKGSRLTSATPYSRDGEPNDKSFLDAARA; encoded by the exons ATGATCAACGGTGCAGccatagattttttggacttgCAACCGGATTTTGTGATGCATTCTCAGGTCCAGAAGCTCTCCCCCGCAGCGAGCCCGGTTCACA GCCTGCAGAGGTCCATGTCGAAGATAGATCCCGAGGTACTGAAGAACATACTCGGTGCGAGGATGACGGAGAGGAAGACTTCCGATAATTACCGGTTTGCGCCGCCGGCAGGCGGCCAGACGGCGAACTCATTCTTGCCGGTGTTCCACTCCGCAACCAA CGGTTTTCCGTCCGAGAGCCCGCCGGCCACTGCTCCCATGACAATCTTTTATAATGGGGTGGTCACCGTCTTCAACGTTCCATCTGACAAG GCAGAGAAGCTCATCCAGTTCGCGGCCGCCGGAAAAACGGCGCCGAGAGGAACCATCGGAGCTCCGACTCGCTTTGCCTGCCCCGGGTTCGCTTCAATTGCCTCCGTCGCCGATGAGGTCCCGATGCTTGACGGGCTAACCAAtg ACCTGCCCATTGCGAGAAGGAAGTCACTGCAGAGATTTCTAGAGAAGAGAAAGGGCAG CAGGCTGACTTCGGCAACACCTTACAGCCGCGACGGCGAGCCCAACGACAAGAGCTTCTTGGACGCAGCACGCGCTTAG
- the LOC116257348 gene encoding protein TIFY 9 isoform X3, whose product MINGAAIDFLDLQPDFVMHSQVQKLSPAASPVHSLQRSMSKIDPEVLKNILGARMTERKTSDNYRFAPPAGGQTANSFLPVFHSATNGFPSESPPATAPMTIFYNGVVTVFNVPSDKAEKLIQFAAAGKTAPRGTIGAPTRFACPGFASIASVADEVPMLDGLTNDLPIARRKSLQRFLEKRKGR is encoded by the exons ATGATCAACGGTGCAGccatagattttttggacttgCAACCGGATTTTGTGATGCATTCTCAGGTCCAGAAGCTCTCCCCCGCAGCGAGCCCGGTTCACA GCCTGCAGAGGTCCATGTCGAAGATAGATCCCGAGGTACTGAAGAACATACTCGGTGCGAGGATGACGGAGAGGAAGACTTCCGATAATTACCGGTTTGCGCCGCCGGCAGGCGGCCAGACGGCGAACTCATTCTTGCCGGTGTTCCACTCCGCAACCAA CGGTTTTCCGTCCGAGAGCCCGCCGGCCACTGCTCCCATGACAATCTTTTATAATGGGGTGGTCACCGTCTTCAACGTTCCATCTGACAAG GCAGAGAAGCTCATCCAGTTCGCGGCCGCCGGAAAAACGGCGCCGAGAGGAACCATCGGAGCTCCGACTCGCTTTGCCTGCCCCGGGTTCGCTTCAATTGCCTCCGTCGCCGATGAGGTCCCGATGCTTGACGGGCTAACCAAtg ACCTGCCCATTGCGAGAAGGAAGTCACTGCAGAGATTTCTAGAGAAGAGAAAGGGCAGGTAA